TGCACACGTTTATATACACATTGTCAAACACAAGTGCCATCCCCTGTATCCACACTTATGGGCACACTAACTCTCACATACACTCAAGTATGCTAACACCCAAGCATTCACACCCAGGAATTCTGCAACCCCATAACGTGCTCATATGTTCACATACAACACTGACCCATTCACTCACCCACAGTACTAGTGAGCACAGATAAAGACACAATGCACATTTAATTCatgcacatataaacacacactcaCAGTGAGAAACACATATGTTAAGTTCACTCTCTTACACTAGCTCCTTCAAAAAGTGGAGCTAAGGCTCTTACAGCAGAGTCGGGTCAAGATCACAACACATGCCTCTGCTGACTTCTTTTAACTGACGTTACTGTGGGAAACTCGGTTCCTCTCTGTGTAATGTTGCAATCAGAAATGGATCCTGAACGTCTAAGAGCCCCATGCTTTCAGCTCACTATAGGTACAACCGGCTACTGCTCACAGCCACAACCACACCCAAGAGATTGGCAGGGAGGAAACTAGAAGCTTAGTTTTTAGGGAAAAACACCAAGGCCTAGAAAGGGAAAATGACTTGCTTGAGCTCACACAGCAAGTAAGTTACCTAGTGGGACCAGAATCTGAGTTCCAGCCTCCCAAGCTTGAAAGTCTCACTGTCCTGATGCTTGGGGAGCCACTGGAAACCACTCACATTGGTCTTGTCCAGATCCCCACCCCCAAGGTGCCCGGGCCTCACCATAACAGATGAGGCGGGTTGTCTCCCGAGCAGCCAGGGGTATGTTACACAGGCGGCAATTGGGGTTGTAATCGCTATCTTGGAGCCACTGCAGGTAGGACTGGACGATGCACTGAAGTGGGAGAAGGAGGTCACACTGGAGCCAGGGCTCCACAGCCCATCTCCCCAAGGCCCaggtgcctctttttctgtcatCACAGAGAAGATTCATTCTTCTGTTTGACTAATCAATAAACATTCATTGAGCACACATCATGTGCCAGACTCTGTCTTAAGGactggggatacagcagtgaagaAAATAAACGAAGTCCCTGCCCTTGCGGAGCTTCCATTCTAGGGCCAGACCTTTCATAAATTTAGAGGAAGTCAGTAGGACCTGCCCACCTAGTGCGCTGCTCTACCCTGAACACCCACCTTGGCGTGATTGGCTACCAGGCAGTGCTCGCAGACGTTGACCCGGTGTTCGAAGCAGAATAGATTGGTCACCTTCCTCTTGGGGCACTTGCAAAGTCCCATAGTCGACCCTGAGGAAGGTGTCACAGTTGGCAGGGAGCCAGGTTCTTCTGACCTCTACACATTTACCAACCCAGTTTGTTTCCATTCTTAACTTCCCTAGACAGCGCTCGTATCCGCCCCAACCCCAAACTCCCGCCCACCATCCCTCTACATTCTGGGCCGCGGCCCCTGCATAAGTCCCGCCTCCTGAGACCCCCGCATTCGTCCCTCATCCCATCCTAGCGCAGGCCCCTCCATCAGTCTCTCCTATACCACCGGCCCCGCCCCCAGAGGGCCCTCCTGAGCCCCACCCCCTCcatgccccgcccccaccttctCCACAGACCCCACTCTCTGTGTTACTAATCGGCTGTGGCACCGGTCCCCACTGGCGCGAGCGCCGGGCCGAAGCGCGGAAGGTCAGACCACGTTCAGCCAAGCTCTCGCCCAGCTCTCCCCAGCTCAGAACGCTCCGATTATCCCTCGGCTGCCACGTCTCTTCCGGGTGCGGCGCGCGCTGATGACGTCAGGAGGTCAGTGACCCCTCCCCTGTAGACGCTAGACGTGGAGGCGGGTGGAAAAAGGAGTGATCGGAGCGCGGGGCCCTCCCCCTTACGTCACTTCCGCTTCCTCCTGGGCAAGGCGGGTAATTCGAACGCTTACCCTTCGGGTTGGCGCGAGCTCTGGTGGCGGTACCTGCGGCAGAGGGGATAGAGACCAAAGCTAGACATGTCCGAGAGACGAACCCGGTCCGGAGGGGCCGCCCAGTGCCCCGGTGAGCGGAGGGGGCGCGCGAAGGAGGTGGGGTTGAACCGTTTGAGGGACGCAGTTCGGTGAGGAACGCCCTCGCCCCCCGTCTCCTGGCCCGGAAGGCGCCCCCAAAGGGCCTGTTTGGGAACCTTTTCTCGCTTTCTTCAGAACCTGTTGTCTAGACTCTGAGGCCTAGAGTCCTCCCCTACCTCCTAAATTTTTCTGATTGCAGGACCCAGCGCCCCAACTCCCACTCGGTCTCTGCGGAGGTCCCAGCGGAAATCAGGCTCTGATCTCCCAAACACCGTCCCGGAAATCTGGCCTAAGGTGAGCCTCAGGTTCCTCCTGCCTCGGAAGCCCCTGGGCTAATGTAGACCTCATGTTCACTGCTCTTCTCCAGGCACCTCAGGAGGCTCCAGTCAGAAAGCCCATCGTCTTGAAGAAGATCGTGGCCCATACCGTAGAGGTGAGGGCTGAGAGAGGGGTTGTAGGTGGGGAGCCAGGATTGGAAGTCAGCTGTGTGATCAACTCGTCTCCACAGATCCCATCTGTTAACACTCCTCGAAGAAGCCCCCGGGtaagttcattttcattttcttagttaaGGGGAATCCAGGACAGACACTCTAGAGCTGGGGCGGAATATAATGGCGGCTCATGTCTTGTggctccactggtaaagaatccgcctgcaatgcaggagacctgggttcgattcctgggttgggaagatcccctggagaagggaaaggctacccactccattattctggcctgaagaattccatggactacacagtcgcaaagagttgaacacaactgagcgactttcactcactcactcatgtctgccCAGGGAGTTGTTTTTGctgtattttgaaacaatttgccTTTGGACACCTACGTATGTTGTCAGGCTTGCTTACTTCCTGCACACTTGGTGCATTTAATGCCCTGGTATTCTCTaccattttccttttaaagttgAGCTGGGTGTCActactctttcttctttctagcCTCTTTTTCTCAGTAACCTATAATGTCGAACTGTTTTAGCAGAAGTTATTGTTAAAGGTGTCTCATTAACAGATCTGCACCTGAAGATATAATGAATAAGAAATGTTACCTGCCTTTGAGTAGCTTCCAAGGTTTGTAGTCAACTGGGGAGAAAAACAAGTGATAACATAGTATGCTGAGGACTATATTAAAGAAAGTAGTAGATGCTATAAAGGTATCTAACCCAGACCAGGTAGCTCAGGGAATGGTTCACAGAGGTGTTTGAACTGAGTCTTTGAAGACAAGTTAGCAGTGTTCCAGGCAAAGGAAGCTGTGTTTGTAGACACCTGGAGTCCACAAGGAAAAGCACAAGGTTTCAGGAACAGCACTTTTGGTGTGTCTGCAGTAGACCTTGTCAGGAGAGGGAGTGTGTTAAGCCAGAGCAGATCCTGATGAACTTGGACTTCATCCTTCGTTCTGTGGGCAGCTTTGGAGAGTCGCAAGGTAGTGACTGAGGCAGCCTTGGGTGTTTTAGAAAGATCCTTCTTGGGTCTAGTTGGAGAATGGGTTGGAGAAAGCCTTCTGGGGACTCCAAGACCAAGTAGGAGGACATCAAAGGAGTCCTAAAGTGAgacattgggagcatgaagtaaGGTAAAGGCGGAGTGTTGCTGGACTACTGCTGGAGAGCCCCATCACACAGGACTCAGCTCAGAGGATCCCTCCTCCCTGAATCCTTCCCGATAGGCATTATGAATAGCCAAGAGTACTTTGTATATTTGTTGTCTTGAGGGCAGAGACTTCTGTCTCCCTTATGGTGGCCATTCTTATTGGTTGAATGATAGATTCATGAGATATTGGACCAAAAAAATGTGCAAGGACTTGGATGGCTGTGGGGACTGACAAAGTGGTAGTCTGGGTGACCCTCGTTTTGTTCAGCATCCCTTTTACTAAGACTGATGGGATAGATTCCCCAGGGCCTGTAGCCAGGAAATGTCTCTCATGATAACTAATGTAATTCTATTAAACGACAAGGGTCACTAAATTTGTCCTGTTTCTCACCTTAGTTATCAGCAAGCTCAGTGTCAAGTTTTGTGAAAGTCAGTTGAGCCTCTATGTATTGAACACCTACTCCATGCAGGGCTCTGCTGAAGATGCTGGGCATAGGCCAGGTCAACCAGACAGATGACGACACCTGCTCACGTGTGACATGCACATTCTAGTTGAGGTCTCAGCCAACCAGCAAACAATCAAAATCAGGTAGTGATCCCActggccaggaagggggtcactGTGACAGAGAGTGATAGGCAGAGGTAAGGAGGGGCTGGTCTCAGTTCCATGGTAAGGGACCgtgctggggtccagccccagcaggatccaggggaaccctcaggatgaacggcgtcggtgaatgagagagagagacagtgagacaaagctcggggctgagtctgaagtttatttttgcacggcccctttatacccttaacaacatctttgggggaagtgcatattgcttacacacagggCATCTCAATACATgacagcaacttgaccttcaacagaaacaggatgtcacccacatactttttcgttcacaagagtctttcttatcatttggccttcaggcctgctaacattttatggcttgcacctggcgtgacttaagcaacttcagtagccgaccctgtttttcttatagttaatctattttctttctaataagcgtcatctcgatgggaactagataggattacatttttagagaacagaaatgcgaaggactgcagaaacagcagatatggcacaaaacaggctcttagtctaaaagttaactacctgcaagaagtcaccagctaatctctatctaaagtattttctattaggcacatttgtggctatcatatttgtggagcttttctcaccccgtgaaggggcctatgcttaatagtttctttcgttagcatactgtgcttaggatgtttagaacaatcaagagcattttgtgcaatgagagcacatatttatcacacaagccagaatgccagcaaaagggtttgaattgaagcatttccttcatccctggccccttcatagggtaccagcgtccaggagatttattaattagggttttaagttggtctttattaagtgaaagaggagcaggagagctctcggcaggcaacacaagaatccgcagcagggcaaacaagaacagcagaaaaggggggaggatacagggtggggtagaggccgaggccaacctggagggtcccttatcctagatggccttgcctgtcaggttttttcctcgtgacctcgtcatggatggggtcccggacggccttgcctgcccggtattttcttcatgaccttatCACGGGCAGGACCTCCCGTAACGGGCAGGACGGCCTCTCTGAGGAAGCAGCACTAGAGCTGAGACTGGAGTTATGAGAAACCAGTGTGTGAATGTCTTAATACACATGTCAGATTAAGTGCTTCCCTGTTTACAACGTTGCCATGGCTCTCTGGGCCTCCCCTTATAGTGGCCTGCGAAACACGCCCTATAACACCCACGTTACCTCTTGAATCCCATCATCAGTTTCTCGGCTCACTCCCTCTCACTTCACCCTCACTGCCTTTCTTGTTCCTTGACCCTGACTGGCACAGTTTCACCTCAGGACTTTGCCCTTTCTGTTCTCTACCTAGGACAGTTCTCCTCTGGATGACTGACTCCTTTGCTTCCTTCACGTGCTACCTCTATCTCGGTGAGACCTACATTGACCTACACCTACATAATATTCTAGCTCACCTCATATATGCTCCAtcctgttctgttttttttcccaaagtgcTTAACGCCTTGAACATATGACATGATTCCCCCTGTGGTCTGTTTTCCCCACTAGAATGGAAGCTCCGTGGAAACGGGtgtcttctctgttttcttccctGCTGTCTTCCCAGTGCCTGGCAGGTGACCAATAAGGACTTATTGACTGGATGGACATTTTAGGTCCTGTGGGTCTTTCTTTTCACCCTAAATCTCCTTGGGCCTTTCTTGAAGTAAGTAACACAGTTAAATAACTGGGAGGCATTCTCTCTTCTGTCCTGCTGCAGCTTGCTTCTTTATTGGAGAAAGAAAACAACCCTCCTAGCAAGAAGCTTACTAAGGAGGACCTCTTCCAGACCTGCAGTGTCCCTGTCACCGCCCCCTCCACTCCTGTGCTGTGCCCTGTGAATGCTGAGTCCAACTCCTGGAAAGGAGACTTGGACGCCAGAGACTTGGAAATGTCAAAGAAGGTCAGGCGCTCGTATAGCCGCCTGGAGACTCTGGGCTCTGCGTCCACCTCCACCCCAGGCCGCCGGTCCTGCTTTGGCTTTGAGGGGCTGCTGGCAGCTGAAGACTTGGCTGGAGTCTCGCCTGTGGTGGATTCAAAGTTGGCTGAGGtccccagggtccctgtgaagcCCTGGGCCCCAGACACGACTCTCCCTGGAATCTCCCCTCTGGTTGTCAAAGAGAAACGAAAGAAGAAGAAGGTGCCGGAGATTTTGGTGAGTGAGGGGCAGGGGTCTTCCTCTGCTACCATGTCAGACACACGGGGAGACACATCAGGTCACAGGCAGGGCCGGGGCTCAGCCCTGGCTGTTGTGGTGGAAAGGCAGTGCCTGCAGAGTATGGGTGGAGATGCACAGCCGACATGCCCCCTTCGCCACTCACCTGCCCCCCATTTCTCTTCCCCCAGAAATCGGAGCTGGATGAGTGGGCCGCGGCCATGAATGCTGAGTTTGAAGCTGCTGAGCGCTTTGATCTCCTGGTTGAATGAGATGAAGTGGGGGTGTCCCTGGCCAGACTCTGCCCTCCTCCTGCTGTACATAGTTCCCTCTCCTTGTGGAAAAGATGCTTGGGGTCCCCTGCCCTGGTCTTGTTCCCCACGCATGTGCTGTTGCTGCATGTGAGGCCTGTCTTCTGGGGGATGGTGCAGCGGCGGCAGCCATCCAAGCTTCAGGAAATGGGACCTGCCTGGTCCAGCATCGCATTGGTGTCCCGTCTGTAGTCAGTGACCTATCATCCTCGCCCCCCGCCTCCCAGAGTAGCCCAGCCACTCTCCAGTCAGGCCACAGACTAGGGAGCAGGAATCACTGGCCCGGCCAGAGGAGGTTAAAGGGCTGGGGGTCAAGGGGAGAGAGGGCACTTCTCTGCTCCTGTGGGGAAGTGCCGCTGTTCTGCACCAGCCCACCGGAGACAGATGCAGGGGCCACAGCCAGCCTCGGGCTTTCTCTACTGAGTCACCTCTGCTGGGGCTTGGTTCCCCTCCTCAAGCCCATCTAGGTAGCGAAGCTTGGGTTTCCTCTTAGATTCTGTAGATGGTCCGGGAGCACTGGACCTGTGGATTGGAGAAGTCCTATCTGTGAGGAGGAATCTGGACCCTCGGCCTATGGAGTCTTTTTTGTAGAAGAGAGGGAGGCCTTGGTTGGGTCTCAGACGGTAAATGTCTACTACAGGGAAGCTGTATTTTATAGTTCTGTGTGTTGCTGCTGAGATGGTGGGTTAAATGCAGGCTAATGGAGCAATGGCTGCTTGAGGTGAAGAAGGTGTCTTGAGACAACATAGAACCTGAGGCTCAGGGATTCTGGGTCGATGCCTGCAGAGGGCCGGAAAGGGGCCCGTGGCTGAAGGTGCCCTCTCTTGTTACTCATACCTGTTTTTTACAAAGTGTACAGTTTACTCAGCTCTAGAAGAAAAACTTTGGGGTTGTATGGTCCTGTGACCTTAGTGTTTTGTAAAGTTCTAGGAAGCTTTTCTCACGTGCCAGAAAGGGGCCAGGTTGATAGCAGCTTTAACTTTCAGCTTCCTTAGGGTCCTCTCCCATGAGGACCCTGCCTGAGGTAGGTACTAGGAGTTGAACTGGGGGGAGAAAGGGGTCATCTCATTGTCTCTGGTGATCTGCATGCCCCATcccttgtttctcttttctcaatATTGGTAAAAGGTGAGCATTCAAAGGCTGCCCAACCACAGCTTCCGCTGTATCCCAGGCCATTGTACCTTTTGATGATTATGGATTCATGGAAGTAGAAGCTGAGAGGAGTGTGGAGGGGCTAGTGGATAGCAGAGAACATTAGGGAAGATGAGTGTTTGCTTGGTTAGGGTCCTTTAAATGGCACAGGCCTGGTAGGTACCAGTTAAGCTCTGCAAGGCCTAGGAGCCCTAGGCTACCTGTCCAGTACTTCATGCTTTGTCACGCAAGCCCCTTTGCCAGGGTAAACCTAGACACCCTTGAACTGGACCATACCTGCAGAGTTGTCCTCGCTGACGAGCAGGACAACTCTGGGAAAATGTCTTTGTCCTGAAAGCCGGAAGTCACCAGATGATGTTGAGTTGATGTCATTACTACAGACTTCTCTCTGTCCCTGAAAAACTAAGAATAGAGTTTAAGAGAAAACTgggacttctttttaaaattaaaacaaacaaaaaaaagtttctgCCTGTTCATAGACTCTTTTCTTTTGTTGGGTCAAAGGCAGAGCTGAGGGTGTGGGACCCAGGAAACCATGCTTTCTTTGGGCTGGTTGTCCGTTTTTAAGGGGGACTGCCAGCCTGTCCTCCAGTAGCCCTGTGGTAGATCACTCCCACCCCCAGGTCTGTGTTTTCTGTCCAGTCACTCCTCCAAGAAGGGGAACCCCATACCCTCGTGTCCCAGGAGGAAAGAAGTCGTTCTGGGGTGAGGCTGCTAAGAGCTTCATTCTTAGCACCTGGGCaccacccctccacccctccctgaGTCCAGCTCTTGTGGACAGACTCCTGTGAAGGAGCCAGTTCCTCACTGGCTCAGCCTGGGTGCTCGACAGCAGTGGGTGCAGAATGCCCTGGGGagctagtcaaagctgtgattccCAGGAATTCTCCCACCAGGCCAGAGGAGGCCCAGGGACATACATGCATCTTTATGCAGGTGGCACACCCACTCTCCCTTCCCTCATCCTTCCTACTCTTGCCCTTGCCTCCTAGTTTTTAGAATAAACACACCACCTCCTTGCTCAAGACTTTCTagggttttgtggggtttttttggctgcactgaatctTGCTTGCAGCGTGCAggtttctttagttgcagtgcacaggctctctagttgtgtgtgggtttagttgcccagtggcatgtgggatctgaccagggatcgaacctgcatcccctgcattggaaggtggattcttaaccactggactaccaggcaaATCTCAAGATTTACTAGTCTTTATCTCCAAACCATACGTCTCCACTGAGCTCAAACCAGAATCTAGAACTGTCTTCTAAAACAGTATCTCAACTCAGAAGTCATCTCAAATTCAGCTCATCCACCAGCGTGCCTTTTTCTGTGCTTCTCATGTTATTATCAACACCACCTGCTGACccagtcacacagccaggaactTGGGGTAGTCTGTAGTTCTACCCTCTCCTTCACCCCATTCCATCAGCTAAAACCTCCTCAACACCCCTCCATCCCACCTCTGTGGCCCCTGGACATTTGCTCTGGCCTCCTAGTGGATCTCCTTAGAATGAGTTTTCTAAGAAACAATATGATGCTGTTTCTCTCCTGCTTAAAACCCTTTGATACAGTAATCCCATGCATTATCTGACTCAATCCTTAACAACAGCCCTGTGTATCACGTGGATTTCTGTCCACTGTACCATCAGGCAAGTCCAGAgtggtgtttctttttttgttttttttttatttattgtggcAAAGtacataacaaaatttaccattttaagcaTCTTGAGTGTACAGTTTGGTAGCATTAAACACACAGcgctgtgcagccatcaccatcaCTCATCTCTAGAACCTTTTCATCCTCCCAAAGTCAAACTCTGTCCCTGTTAGACAGTAAGTCCCTATTCCCTATTGCCTCAGCTTCTGGCACCCACCATCCTACTTTCTGTCCATAAGGAGTCAGAGAATGTTTGCCGTTTTGtgtctcatttctttcttaaagtttttaaaattttgtttatttttattttggctgcactgggtcttcatcgtGCCACTCCGGCTTAGGtgccctgtggcacatgggatcttgcattggaaggcggattcttaaccactgaatcaccagggacaTTCCTTTAtgtctcatttcacttagcatgttttcaaggttcatccatgttgtagcatgtgtcagaatcaaTTCCTTTTGAAGGCTGGATAACATTCCATCGTACCTATTGTATATAACAAAAATGTATATTGACACAATTCATTTCTGGGTACAATAtccaaaagaagtgaaagcagggtctcaagatatttgcacacccatgttcataggaacattattcacaattgccaaaagTTGGAAATGGCACAAatatccattgatggatgaatggataaagtgtaatatatacatttttgtatATTCTATCATAGCTCTAAGTACACGAGTTTGATCTTTGGTCCAGGAATATCCCATGTGGTGCAGAgccactaagcccatgtgtcacagctgcctagcctgtgctctagagcctgtgagctacaACACAGCGCAGGTGCAACCACTGAACTCGtgtgcaactactgaacccatgtgcaACTACTGAATCCATgcgcttagagcctgtgctctgcaaaagagaagccaccgcgatgagaagcccacaatgaagagtagcc
Above is a genomic segment from Dama dama isolate Ldn47 chromosome 2, ASM3311817v1, whole genome shotgun sequence containing:
- the CDCA5 gene encoding sororin isoform X2, producing the protein MSERRTRSGGAAQCPGPSAPTPTRSLRRSQRKSGSDLPNTVPEIWPKAPQEAPVRKPIVLKKIVAHTVEIPSVNTPRRSPRLASLLEKENNPPSKKLTKEDLFQTCSVPVTAPSTPVLCPVNAESNSWKGDLDARDLEMSKKVRRSYSRLETLGSASTSTPGRRSCFGFEGLLAAEDLAGVSPVVDSKLAEVPRVPVKPWAPDTTLPGISPLVVKEKRKKKKVPEILKSELDEWAAAMNAEFEAAERFDLLVE
- the CDCA5 gene encoding sororin isoform X1, which encodes MSERRTRSGGAAQCPGPSAPTPTRSLRRSQRKSGSDLPNTVPEIWPKAPQEAPVRKPIVLKKIVAHTVEVRAERGVVGGEPGLEVSCVINSSPQIPSVNTPRRSPRLASLLEKENNPPSKKLTKEDLFQTCSVPVTAPSTPVLCPVNAESNSWKGDLDARDLEMSKKVRRSYSRLETLGSASTSTPGRRSCFGFEGLLAAEDLAGVSPVVDSKLAEVPRVPVKPWAPDTTLPGISPLVVKEKRKKKKVPEILKSELDEWAAAMNAEFEAAERFDLLVE